TCTCGAGCGGGCAACACGTATTCCGTTCGAGGACGAACGGTGAGGTGAGCGAAGACGATGACCGACCGTTCGCGACCGACCTGGCCCGCGTACCCGCTCTCGGCGTTCGTCGCCGGACTCGGTCACTGTTACCTCGGTCGCTGGAAGCGCGGGCTCACCTGGTTCGGGCTGTACGGACTCGCGCTCGCGTTCCTGAGCGCGCGGACGCTCTCGGACGCGCTCGAGCCCGGGAATCCGTTCGTCGTGACGGCGCTGCAGTTCGAGACCGTCGACTACGTCGACGTCGCGATTCCGCTCGCCGTGTTGCTGGTCTGTCTGCTCGACATCTATCTCATCGGGCTGGCACAGCGGGCCGAATCCCGGCCACAGACGAAACCGCGGTCGAACGGCTCCTGATCGCGTATGCGCCCGTCGCCGTCGATTCGCCGGACCGTCCCTCGACTTCGCGGGCGAACAACGTATTTTCCAGTTCGGTAACACGACGGGCTGTTTTTGTAGCTGGGGGGCGAAGTGGACGTATGGGCCGTCTCGGGAGCCTCATGCTGAAAGGGACCGGCGTTCTCGTGCTCGCGTTTATCGCGCTGAGCGTGATCGCCACGATCGTGGGGATCCTCTTCTCCGTCGTCGCGACGATCGTCTCGCTGCTCGTCACCGTCGCCGTGCTCGGACTGCTCGTTCTGGGAGCGGTCGGACTGTTCTCGATGCTTCGTGACGGGTCGTCTGACTCGAGCACCGGTACGTACGAGTACGAGTCCGCCGACCGCACGCACGATCCAAAATCCCAGCTTCAGGAGCGTTACGTCGCGGGCGAACTGAGCGAGGCCGAGTTCGAACGGGAACTCGACCGCGTGCTCGAGTCCGACGACGGGCGCGGAACCGGCGGTCGAACGCGGACCGAACCCGACCGCTCGCGGACGAGGGATTTCGATCGGACGAACCGGTAGCGGACCGCCGCGACTGACGGGGGGTCCTGCGAGCGTACCCGGCGCGGAACCGACGGCGGCAAAGGGCTCGAGGCGCTACGCAGTGCTAATGGATGTCGAGTTTCTCGGCGGGGCCGGCGAAATCGGCCGGAGCGCGGTCCTGATCGACGAGACGCTGTTGCTCGATTACGGGATGGACTCCGGCAACCCGCCGTCGTTTCCCGTCGGCGACGCCGATCCCGAGGCCGTCGTCGTCAGTCACGGCCACCTCGACCACGTCGGTTCGATCCCCTCGCTGCTGTCGGGTGATTCGCGCCCGTCGATCCACTGGACGCCGCCGACGTACGACCTCACGATGGTGCTGGCCCGGGATACGCTCAAGTTGCACGGCGGCACCTACGACTGTCCCTTCACGGAGGCGGAACTCGCCCGCGTAACGCAGGTTTCGGAGACCCACGGCTACCGCGAGCCCTTCGAGGTCGCGGGCTACGAGATTACGTTCTTCGATGCCGGCCACGTCCCCGGCAGCGCCCACGTTCTCGTTGACGACGGCGACACCCGATTGCTCTATACCGGCGACTTCCATACCGAAGGCCAGCGGCTGCTCTCGGGGACCACCGCCCGGCCCGACGCCGATGTCGTGATCACGGAGAGCACGTACGCCGACACGACCCGGCCGCCCCGCGAGGAAATCGAACGCGAGTTCGCCGAGAGCCTCCGGACGACGATCTGGGAGGGCGGCACCGTCGTCGTCCCCGCGTTCGCGATCGGTCGCACCCAGGAGGTGCTCTGTATCTGCGAGGAACACGACCTCGAGTGTTACGTCGACGGGATGGGCAAGCGGGTCACGGAGCTCTTTTTGCGCGAGCCGAACCGCGGGTTCCTGCGCGATCCGGACCTCCTGCGGCGCGCGAAGGGCAACGCGCGGTTCGTCGACGGCCGCGACGGCCAGCGCGAACGGATCGCCGAACAAAACACCGTCATCGTCACCACCAGCGGGATGCTCCACGGCGGCCCGGCGATGACCTACGTGCCCGCCGTCCGCTCGCACCCGACGAACAAGATCGCCATGACCGGCTACCAGGTCGAGGGCACCCCCGGACGCGAACTGCTCGAGACCGGCAGCGCCGAGATCGACGGTCGGATGCTGCGCGTCAGCGCCCGAACGGAGCAGTACGACTTCTCGGCCCACGCCGACCGCGAGGGACTGCTCGAGTTCCTCGAGGCCTACCGCGGGTGCGAGGTGCTCGTCAATCACGGCGATCGCTGCGCGGCGTTCGCCGAGGAGTTGCGATCCGACGGATTCGACGCCCGCGCGCCCGAACTCGGCCAGCGCCTCGCGGTGTGACCGTCGACGCGCCGAGACACCGAAACGATCAACTACCTAATACGAGAAGTCGGCAGCGTCATGAATTCGTCCGCCCTCCCCCCGATCGTCGCCGGCGTCGTCGGCGCGATCGTCAGCGTCACCCGACGCCTCGCCGCGCTCCTCCTCGAACTGTCGTCGACTGGACCGTCGACCGAGGTCATCACCCGCACCACACTCGGCGGTCGCGCGCTGGTCTTCGCTCTCACGTACGGCGCGTTGTTCGGGCTCGCGTACCGGGCCGGCACCCGAACGGATCCGCGCGCCGACGGGCGGCTGACGGTCGTAACCGGCGTCGTCGCAGCGATCGGGTACCTCGTCGGCTCCGCGATCGTGTTTCGGGTGCTCTCCACGCGTCGCCATCCCGCGCTCGCCGGGCTCCTCGAACTCGGCTCCGGCGTCGCCGTCGGCGTGCAGTTGGCGGTCGTCACGTTCGCGGGACTCGCGCTCGCCCGCCGCGCGTAATGTGCGAGCGAGCGCGCGAGGCCGACTCGAGTCGTGAGCGCGAGGCCGCTCTCGATCGCCCGTCGTTCGGTCCGGAAACCGGCAGCCGTTGCCGTTCCTGTAACGCCTTTTGAGTCGTCCGTGGTGCGACGGCTATGCCCGCCGATTCGGACGACGATCCCGACGACGCCGACCTCGAGGAACTCGACCTGAGCGACGCCGAGGAGGCGGCCCTGCACGACCTGCAACTCGGCATCGAGCACGTCCACCGCGCCTACGGGACCCTCCTCGAGTTCCACCACCAACTTGGCCATGCGATGGACCGGATGAGCGACGCCGAGGACGCCCTGCGGGAGGCCGGCCACGAGGAGTGGGCCGACCGGCTCCGGGACGACCACCTCCCCGCGGGCGCGATCAGCGACCAGTGGACCTACGAACTCGTCGAGGAGTTCTCGACCGAGTTCCTCGAGGAGGTCGACGAGTTTGAGGGTTCGGTCAGAGAGGAACTGGCCGACGGGATCGATCACGTGACGGAGCGGCGGCAGAAACGCGCGCTGCGGGAGCGGGCTCGCAGATCCGACTCCGGCGAGTCGCCGGACTAATCGCGATATCCCGGCGTCACGTCGCGCGTCGAGTGAGAAGTATTTTCGCCGCGTTCCGCGTACGCTCGCACATGAGCGACCGGTACGACGCCATCGTCCTCGGGGTCGGCGGGACGGGCAGCGCGACCGTCGCCCACCTCGCCGAGCGCGGCGTCGACGTCCTCGGCCTCGAGCGCTACGACGTCCCCCGCGGCTACGGCTCGTCCCGCGGGATCGCGCGCAGCTTCCGACTCGCCGACGCCGAGGAGCCGGCCTCCGTCCCGCTCGTACGGCGCGCCGAGGAGCTGTGGGCGGATCTCGAGGCCGACCACGACCGCCAACTGCTCTATCGGACCGGCTCGATCGACGCCGGTCCGCCGGACGATCCGCTCGTCGACGGGGCTGCACGCGCTTTCGAGGAGCACGACCTCGAGTACGAACGCCTCTCGAGCGCGGCGCTCTCGGAGCGATACCCCGCCTACCAGCTCCCGGACGATTACGAGGCGATCTACCAGCCCGACGGCGGCTACCTCGTCCCCGAGGAGTGTCTCGTCGCCCACGTCAATCGGGCCCACCAAGCAGGCGCGACGATCCGAGCCCGCGAACGCGTCGTCGACTGGCGGCCGCTCGAGGACGGCGGCGTCCGCGTCGAAACGGATCGCGACACCTACGAGGCCGACAGGTTGGTCGTCACCGCGGGCGCGTGGACCGCGCGGTTCGTCGAGCCGCTCGCTGACGTGCTCGTCCCCGAACGGGAGGTTCTCGCCCGGTTCCAGCCCGAAGAGCCGGCCCACTTCGAGCCGGACCGATTTCCGGTCTGGAGCCTGCAGGTTCCGGAGGGGCGGTTCTACGGCTTCCCCGTCCACGGCGTGCCCGGCTTCACGGTCGGCCGCTATCACCACCACCGCGAGGAGGCCGTCGATCCCGACGCCTTCGAGCGCGAACCGACGCAGGCGGACGAGCGACTCCTGCGGGACTTCGCCGAACGGTACTTCCCCGCGGTCGCCGGCCCGACGATGCGTCTGGAGACGTGTCTCTTTGCGAATACGCCCGACGAACGCTTCGTCCTCGACACCCATCCCGACCATCCGCAGGTCGTCGTGGGGGCCGGCTTCTCCGGTCACGGGTTCACGTTCGCGCCCGTCGTCGGCGAAATCCTGGCCGATCTCGCCGTCGACGGCGAGACCGACCGCGAGATCGAGCCGTTCTCGATCGATCGCTTCTAGTTGCCGTCGAGGGCGCTACGTTTCGCCGCCGTCCCCGCCGCTCGAGTCGCGGTCCGGCTGCTCGGCCGCTCGGTCCGTCGCCGATGCGGCCGACGCAGTTGCGGGTTCGCGCTCCCCCTCGCCGCCGGTTGTGGAACCAGGTGTCGATTCGGGTGCGGACTCGAGTTCGGCGTCCCCGTCGACGGTCGGACTGCCGTCTCGCTCGAGGCCGAGAACCGAGTAGAGCCGTGCAGCGATGCCGTCCCACAGTCCGGATTCACCCGCGGCGGTCGGATCCGGACTCGAGGCGTCGTTCTCCCCGTCTGTCTGCGTCCGGTCGAAGACGAACTCCGCGTCAGATTTCGTGCCATCATCGGCCGCCTTCGTCCCCGTCTCCCCCTCGAGCGTCGGCGGTTCGAACACGTACACGACCCCCTCGCGGCGGACGACGTACCGGCCCGTCCGCCGGTCGAAGACGATCGGTTCGTCGACGTCGATCCCGAACTCCGCCAGATCCGCGAGCGTGTCGACGCTCGCGCGCTCGCCCTCGAGTTCCGACTCGGGGAGCGCGATCGATGCGATGACCTCCTCGAACTGGGCGCGGTCGTCGCGGTACGCGAGCCACTCGCGTTCGGCGGCCGTCGGCTCGGGGACCCGGACGGCCGCGACGGCGGCGGCGATCGTTCCGGCGAGTCCGAGTGCGAGGAGCCCCAGGCCGGCGAGGGGCGGATCGGGGTCGTCGCCGGCGACGGTGACCGTCTCGTACGTTTCGTACTGTTCGTCGTACGTGTCCGCCGTCTCGATCCGGTACGTGGCGCCATCGTGCGTGACCGGGATCCGGAAGCGGTCGCTCGCCGTCCGGTGTTCGCCGTCGACGGTCCCCTCGATCTCCCGGCGAACCTCGAGCGCGATTTCGGTTTCGCCGGGACTCGTGCCGAGATCGGATTCGATCTCGGCGATCCGCGCGTCGATCGCGGAGACGTTGAGGGAGAACGGCGCGGCGACGGATTCGCCGGGCGCGACGCCGTCCTCGCTCGCCGCGGCGAGGCGTTCCCGCTCGCTCCAGTAGACGAGGTCTTCCTCGGGATCGACCGCTCGGTAGCGGACGTCGACGGCGATATCGACGCTGACGTTCTCGCCCGCGTCGGCGTCGTAGCCGCCGACGAACTCGCCGTCGACCGTCGGCGTGACGCTCGTGTAGTAGAGCGGTTCGTTCTCGAGGACCGTTCCGGCGTCGTAGACCGCGGTCGATTCGTGGACGGTCGCGCCGTGGGAGAACGACCCCGTCGCAGTCCAGCGGTGCTCGAGTCGCTGCTCGGTTTCCGTCCCGGAATCGGCGTAGGCGCCGTAGGTCAGCCATCCGCCGAGCGCGGCCACGAGCACGAAGCCGACCAGCAAGAGGACGCCGTACTCCGCGAACAGCGCGCGGAGCCGTAGTCGTCGTTCCGCTGTCGTTCCCGTCGCATTCGATTCTCGATCCCCCGTTGCTGCCGATCCGTCGGTCGCGTCAGTAGGCGTAGTCATGTCAGTACCACCTCCGAACGATCGATCGCAGTCGACCGCGTCCGCCCCGCCGACGGGCCCGGTCCCGCCTCGAGCGCGGATCGACCGGCCCGAGCAGGAGCCGGCCCAGTCCGTAGAATCCGCCGCCCAGCAGCGAGACGATCGCGGCGTAGGGTACCCACGGGTGGACGGCGTACAGCGCGTCGATGACCGACGGCGGGAGGACGGCCAGGTACCGGTACTCCGTGACGTACGCCGGATAGTAGCCGGTCTCCGCCGGCGCCGTGATCGAAAGCGTCACGGTCGCCTCGTCGCGCGGACCCACCACCGAGGGGCCGTCGTCGACGGCGACGCTGTCGCTGCCGGGTTCGACGTACGAGACGACGGGAACGAACCCCCGATTCCCGATCGCGTAGGGAATCTCGTCGGTCGTTCCCCGCTCGATCACCATCGGCCGGTCGGAGTCGAACTCGGCGCTGATGACGTCGTAGGACTGGGTCCCGGCCGGGACGACCATCGCCGCGACGGCCGCGACGACGACCAGTAACGCTAACCCGCCCGCGATCAGTCGCGGATCGAGTTCCGAGTCCTCATCTTCGTCGCCGTCGCGCTCGAGCGACGATCGGATCGTCGTTTCGCGGCGCTCTCGAATCGTCTCGGCTACGTAGAGGACCAGCGATGCGGCCAGCAGCAGGTACGCCAGCCCGCTCGTGCCGACGAACGAGCGGATTCCGAACGTGACCGCGAGCCAGCGCTGGGTCCGCTCGAGGGTGTCGCTGAGCGTCGTGACGGCCGTCCCGAGGTTCGGAATCGTGACGACCTCGCCGTTTACCTGCAGGGCGGTCGCGACGATCTGGCCGTCCTGAACCGGCGGCTCGTCGCCGTCCTGGTCGGTGAAGGGGTTCGCGTCGCCCCGCGTGACGTACCCCCGGTCGGTTTCCTCGACGATCCGGTGGGTCGTCAGGCCCCCGCCGTGGAGTTCCTGCGCCTGGAAGACGACGACGTCGTCCGGTTCCGGCTCGCCCGTCAGGGCTGCGGGAACCGCGACGAACCCGTCGCCCGTCTCGATCGTCGGCTCCATGCTCCCGGTT
The DNA window shown above is from Halopiger xanaduensis SH-6 and carries:
- a CDS encoding SHOCT domain-containing protein, with the translated sequence MGRLGSLMLKGTGVLVLAFIALSVIATIVGILFSVVATIVSLLVTVAVLGLLVLGAVGLFSMLRDGSSDSSTGTYEYESADRTHDPKSQLQERYVAGELSEAEFERELDRVLESDDGRGTGGRTRTEPDRSRTRDFDRTNR
- a CDS encoding MBL fold metallo-hydrolase is translated as MDVEFLGGAGEIGRSAVLIDETLLLDYGMDSGNPPSFPVGDADPEAVVVSHGHLDHVGSIPSLLSGDSRPSIHWTPPTYDLTMVLARDTLKLHGGTYDCPFTEAELARVTQVSETHGYREPFEVAGYEITFFDAGHVPGSAHVLVDDGDTRLLYTGDFHTEGQRLLSGTTARPDADVVITESTYADTTRPPREEIEREFAESLRTTIWEGGTVVVPAFAIGRTQEVLCICEEHDLECYVDGMGKRVTELFLREPNRGFLRDPDLLRRAKGNARFVDGRDGQRERIAEQNTVIVTTSGMLHGGPAMTYVPAVRSHPTNKIAMTGYQVEGTPGRELLETGSAEIDGRMLRVSARTEQYDFSAHADREGLLEFLEAYRGCEVLVNHGDRCAAFAEELRSDGFDARAPELGQRLAV
- the solA gene encoding N-methyl-L-tryptophan oxidase, which produces MSDRYDAIVLGVGGTGSATVAHLAERGVDVLGLERYDVPRGYGSSRGIARSFRLADAEEPASVPLVRRAEELWADLEADHDRQLLYRTGSIDAGPPDDPLVDGAARAFEEHDLEYERLSSAALSERYPAYQLPDDYEAIYQPDGGYLVPEECLVAHVNRAHQAGATIRARERVVDWRPLEDGGVRVETDRDTYEADRLVVTAGAWTARFVEPLADVLVPEREVLARFQPEEPAHFEPDRFPVWSLQVPEGRFYGFPVHGVPGFTVGRYHHHREEAVDPDAFEREPTQADERLLRDFAERYFPAVAGPTMRLETCLFANTPDERFVLDTHPDHPQVVVGAGFSGHGFTFAPVVGEILADLAVDGETDREIEPFSIDRF
- a CDS encoding DUF5305 domain-containing protein; protein product: MTTPTDATDGSAATGDRESNATGTTAERRLRLRALFAEYGVLLLVGFVLVAALGGWLTYGAYADSGTETEQRLEHRWTATGSFSHGATVHESTAVYDAGTVLENEPLYYTSVTPTVDGEFVGGYDADAGENVSVDIAVDVRYRAVDPEEDLVYWSERERLAAASEDGVAPGESVAAPFSLNVSAIDARIAEIESDLGTSPGETEIALEVRREIEGTVDGEHRTASDRFRIPVTHDGATYRIETADTYDEQYETYETVTVAGDDPDPPLAGLGLLALGLAGTIAAAVAAVRVPEPTAAEREWLAYRDDRAQFEEVIASIALPESELEGERASVDTLADLAEFGIDVDEPIVFDRRTGRYVVRREGVVYVFEPPTLEGETGTKAADDGTKSDAEFVFDRTQTDGENDASSPDPTAAGESGLWDGIAARLYSVLGLERDGSPTVDGDAELESAPESTPGSTTGGEGEREPATASAASATDRAAEQPDRDSSGGDGGET
- a CDS encoding S26 family signal peptidase; translated protein: MIRRGVVRGAQALVLVTVVALVAGQLLGQPILLGFVETGSMEPTIETGDGFVAVPAALTGEPEPDDVVVFQAQELHGGGLTTHRIVEETDRGYVTRGDANPFTDQDGDEPPVQDGQIVATALQVNGEVVTIPNLGTAVTTLSDTLERTQRWLAVTFGIRSFVGTSGLAYLLLAASLVLYVAETIRERRETTIRSSLERDGDEDEDSELDPRLIAGGLALLVVVAAVAAMVVPAGTQSYDVISAEFDSDRPMVIERGTTDEIPYAIGNRGFVPVVSYVEPGSDSVAVDDGPSVVGPRDEATVTLSITAPAETGYYPAYVTEYRYLAVLPPSVIDALYAVHPWVPYAAIVSLLGGGFYGLGRLLLGPVDPRSRRDRARRRGGRGRLRSIVRRWY